In one Komagataeibacter sp. FNDCR2 genomic region, the following are encoded:
- a CDS encoding ABC transporter ATP-binding protein: MAFFPSRPVAGRHEFSDVLGFVWRRWRAQPVCLAWTLAGITIATVADVMMPLLAGWLVDGVSRPAQGAALHHVLWDVAGLTGLGVGGIAARRMAYVSISHLTSRVMYGIVTEAFARVQRFSSEWHASNFAGSTVRRITRGLGAIDTLGDTLLLMLAPEVIVLCVTTGVLAFHWALMGLVLAVGSVALIALSVRLTLGYVAPSAQLANRWDTRMGATLSDAVTCNAVVKAHGAEAREEARLAWVANRWRGRMLRSWLRGTDSANLQNLAALIMRMVLIAGVALLWARGRAGAGDVAYVLTMMFVIQGYLRDIGQQISVVQRSVNEMGELVALFHMQPDVADAPGAGVLAVTAGHIRFQHVDFGYARQNGHLLFDNLNLDIAPGSRIALVGPSGSGKTTLTRLLQRLYDVGSGQITIDGIDISTVTQASLRGQIAIVPQEPVLFHRSVAENIAYGRPGATAAEIAHAARQANAADFIDRLPRGYATMVGERGVKLSGGERQRIVIARAFLSRARIVIMDEATSSLDSHSEMLVQQAMERLMAGRTVLVIAHRLSTVMGLDRIIVFRHGRVWEDGTHAELMARREGIYRELFEIQSR; the protein is encoded by the coding sequence ATGGCCTTTTTCCCTTCGCGCCCGGTAGCGGGGCGACATGAATTTTCCGATGTGCTGGGCTTTGTATGGCGCAGGTGGCGGGCGCAGCCGGTCTGTCTGGCATGGACGCTGGCGGGGATCACCATTGCCACCGTGGCCGATGTCATGATGCCCCTGCTGGCGGGCTGGCTGGTCGATGGCGTATCTCGCCCCGCGCAGGGGGCGGCGCTGCATCACGTGCTGTGGGACGTGGCGGGCCTGACCGGGCTGGGCGTGGGCGGGATCGCGGCCCGTCGCATGGCGTATGTGTCCATTTCCCATCTGACCTCGCGCGTTATGTACGGCATCGTGACGGAGGCGTTCGCCCGTGTGCAGCGTTTTTCCAGCGAATGGCACGCCAGCAATTTCGCCGGCTCCACCGTAAGGCGGATCACGCGCGGGCTGGGTGCGATCGACACACTGGGCGATACGCTTTTGCTCATGCTCGCGCCGGAGGTGATCGTCCTGTGCGTCACGACCGGCGTGCTGGCGTTCCACTGGGCGCTGATGGGGCTGGTGCTCGCGGTGGGGTCCGTGGCGCTGATCGCGCTGTCGGTCAGGCTGACGCTGGGCTATGTCGCCCCGTCTGCCCAACTGGCCAATCGGTGGGACACGCGCATGGGGGCTACCCTGTCCGATGCGGTGACATGCAACGCGGTGGTCAAGGCCCATGGCGCGGAAGCGCGCGAGGAGGCCCGGCTGGCATGGGTCGCGAACCGCTGGCGCGGGCGCATGCTGCGGTCGTGGCTGCGCGGCACGGATAGCGCCAACCTGCAGAATCTGGCCGCCCTGATCATGCGCATGGTACTGATCGCGGGGGTTGCGCTGCTATGGGCCAGGGGCCGCGCGGGAGCGGGGGATGTCGCTTACGTGCTGACCATGATGTTCGTGATCCAGGGCTACCTGCGCGATATTGGCCAGCAGATCTCGGTCGTGCAGCGCTCGGTCAACGAGATGGGTGAGCTTGTCGCCCTGTTCCACATGCAGCCCGATGTGGCCGATGCACCGGGCGCTGGCGTGCTTGCGGTCACGGCGGGGCATATCCGTTTCCAGCATGTGGATTTTGGCTATGCCCGCCAGAACGGGCATCTGCTGTTCGATAATCTGAACCTTGATATCGCCCCCGGCAGCAGGATCGCGCTGGTCGGGCCGTCCGGCTCGGGCAAGACCACGCTGACACGGCTGCTGCAGCGGCTTTATGATGTGGGAAGCGGCCAGATCACCATTGACGGGATCGATATCAGCACCGTCACGCAGGCGAGCCTGCGCGGGCAGATTGCCATCGTGCCGCAGGAACCCGTCCTGTTCCATCGTTCGGTGGCGGAAAACATCGCCTATGGCCGCCCCGGCGCCACGGCCGCCGAAATCGCCCATGCGGCGCGGCAGGCCAACGCGGCGGATTTCATCGACCGCCTGCCACGCGGTTACGCCACCATGGTGGGGGAGCGTGGCGTCAAGCTGTCGGGCGGGGAAAGGCAGCGTATCGTCATCGCCCGCGCTTTCCTGAGCCGGGCGCGCATCGTCATCATGGATGAGGCGACATCAAGCCTCGATTCCCATTCCGAAATGCTGGTGCAGCAGGCGATGGAGCGCCTCATGGCCGGGCGGACGGTCCTGGTGATCGCGCACCGGCTTTCCACGGTCATGGGCCTGGACCGCATTATCGTCTTCCGCCACGGGCGGGTATGGGAAGATGGCACCCACGCCGAACTCATGGCCCGGCGGGAGGGGATCTACCGCGAACTGTTCGAGATCCAGTCCCGCTAG
- the nth gene encoding endonuclease III codes for MKTPTRRTRPARRNMTLAEVRAFITQLAAANPDARSELNFVDDYTLLVAVVLSAQATDASVNKATVALFHDAPTPRTMVELGEEKVGAHIRTIGLWRTKARNVVALSRQLLERFDGKVPFDRAALESLPGVGRKTANVVMNVAFGDSTMAVDTHIFRIGNRTGLAPGTTPRAVEDQLLRRIPADMLRPAHHWLILHGRYVCKARKPECWRCPAFDPCQYRLKEDLRATGPGTAAP; via the coding sequence ATGAAAACACCAACCCGCCGCACCAGACCCGCACGCCGCAACATGACGCTGGCGGAAGTGCGGGCCTTCATCACCCAACTGGCCGCGGCCAATCCCGATGCGCGAAGCGAACTCAATTTCGTGGATGACTACACCCTGCTGGTGGCGGTGGTCCTGTCCGCGCAGGCGACCGATGCCTCGGTCAACAAAGCGACGGTCGCACTGTTCCATGACGCCCCGACCCCACGCACCATGGTGGAACTGGGGGAAGAAAAGGTGGGGGCCCATATCCGCACCATCGGGCTGTGGCGGACCAAGGCGCGTAATGTGGTCGCCCTGTCGCGGCAACTGCTGGAGCGTTTCGATGGCAAGGTGCCGTTTGACCGCGCGGCGCTGGAATCCCTGCCCGGTGTCGGGCGCAAGACGGCGAATGTGGTGATGAACGTCGCATTCGGGGACAGCACCATGGCGGTGGACACCCATATTTTCCGTATCGGCAACCGTACGGGTCTGGCGCCGGGCACGACGCCGCGCGCGGTGGAGGACCAACTCCTGCGCCGCATCCCGGCTGACATGCTGCGCCCCGCCCATCACTGGCTGATCCTGCATGGACGGTATGTGTGCAAGGCCCGCAAGCCCGAATGCTGGCGCTGCCCCGCCTTTGATCCCTGCCAGTACCGCCTGAAGGAAGACCTGCGCGCCACGGGGCCGGGCACTGCCGCACCCTGA
- a CDS encoding ComEC/Rec2 family competence protein, which translates to MRVATAMWLWGQHDGLVLWLPVLLAGGIVLYFALRWEPGGVWALAAGMAVVACLSARLIWPARLPVRVGCGVLGAVAAGCLLAWAQAHRQPPFPDLPRRAVHLSARVVGVERAVGHDGALAWRLLLADARFLDGINTGMPPLRRRLLLRLRPDDPARPVAGDGVSVYALLTPPAFPALPGGYDAQRRAWFDGLAGYGRALGPVTCLHVHGPSGMESAVARLRQVMAARIRAALPGMRGAVAATVLVGAEGAIDPEVRDTFADAGLAHLLAVAGLHLAIVMGLVMGVVRAGLALSERMALFWPCRQIAAVCALLAGGGYVVMTGGHLPALRSLFMAGLAVMALLAGRRAMSMRALALAVTLLLCLDPENVAELSLQMSVAAVMALIAGFDSLRSRLSAWRYEVALWRRVAVRLAHPFLASVLAGGACVPVGMAHFGTVQPWFVMANLLAVPLMSIWIMPWGLVSVLLMPVGLEKLALVPMGWGIGVVAWLARMVASLPMARVGVAAMGNGALVLFFAGLCWLCLWRGRVRLVGAMPIVLAVMSPLVAARPVLVIAPEGRVAAVVADHALLTGPGARPDPFTLREWRRVTGLPTGLLPVEGQAGALACHGGICRIGEPGGDIILIVSASIPPPGRAVCNGGRLLVDLAARRGCPGMPLIGRFDTWRNGAYAIYRQGRDGVYIRSDRHVRGVRPWVMRPGGAGVPDLPMAQAE; encoded by the coding sequence ATGCGTGTCGCGACCGCCATGTGGCTGTGGGGGCAGCATGATGGCCTTGTCCTGTGGCTGCCCGTGCTGCTGGCGGGGGGAATCGTGCTGTATTTCGCCCTGCGGTGGGAGCCGGGGGGCGTGTGGGCGCTGGCGGCGGGCATGGCTGTCGTGGCCTGTCTGTCCGCGCGCCTGATCTGGCCCGCGCGCCTGCCGGTGCGCGTGGGGTGTGGCGTGCTGGGCGCGGTTGCCGCGGGCTGTCTGCTGGCATGGGCGCAGGCCCACAGGCAACCACCTTTTCCCGACCTGCCACGCCGCGCCGTGCATCTGTCCGCCCGTGTGGTGGGGGTGGAGCGCGCGGTCGGACATGATGGCGCGCTGGCATGGCGACTCCTTCTGGCCGATGCCCGATTCCTTGATGGCATCAATACGGGCATGCCGCCGCTCCGGCGCAGGCTGCTGCTGCGCCTGCGCCCCGATGACCCGGCCCGGCCGGTGGCGGGTGATGGCGTGTCCGTTTACGCTCTGCTCACACCGCCTGCCTTTCCCGCCCTGCCGGGTGGTTACGATGCCCAGCGCCGGGCGTGGTTCGACGGGCTTGCCGGGTATGGCCGCGCGCTTGGCCCGGTTACATGCCTGCATGTGCATGGCCCTTCGGGAATGGAAAGTGCCGTCGCCCGCCTGCGGCAGGTCATGGCGGCGCGAATCCGGGCGGCCCTGCCGGGCATGCGGGGGGCTGTCGCCGCCACGGTGCTGGTAGGCGCGGAGGGTGCGATTGACCCGGAGGTAAGGGACACCTTCGCCGATGCCGGGCTTGCCCACCTGCTGGCGGTGGCGGGGCTGCACCTGGCCATCGTGATGGGGCTGGTCATGGGGGTGGTACGGGCGGGGCTGGCCCTGTCGGAACGGATGGCGCTGTTCTGGCCATGCCGCCAGATCGCGGCTGTCTGCGCCCTGCTGGCGGGGGGTGGTTACGTTGTTATGACCGGCGGGCATCTTCCCGCCCTGCGCAGCCTGTTCATGGCGGGGCTTGCGGTCATGGCCCTGCTGGCGGGCAGGCGCGCCATGTCCATGCGCGCGCTCGCGCTGGCGGTGACGCTCCTGCTGTGCCTTGACCCAGAAAATGTGGCCGAACTGTCGCTACAGATGTCGGTGGCCGCCGTGATGGCGCTGATCGCGGGTTTCGACTCCCTTCGTTCCCGCCTGTCCGCATGGCGATACGAGGTCGCGTTATGGCGACGGGTCGCAGTACGCCTCGCCCACCCGTTTCTGGCCAGCGTGCTGGCGGGTGGCGCGTGCGTTCCGGTGGGGATGGCGCATTTCGGTACCGTGCAGCCATGGTTCGTGATGGCGAACCTGCTGGCCGTGCCCCTCATGTCCATATGGATCATGCCGTGGGGTCTGGTTTCGGTCCTGCTTATGCCCGTGGGGCTGGAAAAGCTGGCGCTGGTGCCCATGGGGTGGGGGATTGGCGTGGTGGCGTGGCTGGCGCGCATGGTGGCCAGCCTGCCCATGGCGCGGGTGGGGGTGGCGGCCATGGGCAATGGCGCGCTTGTGCTGTTTTTTGCCGGTCTGTGCTGGTTGTGCCTGTGGCGTGGGCGGGTGCGGCTGGTGGGTGCCATGCCGATCGTGCTTGCGGTCATGTCGCCGCTGGTGGCGGCGCGGCCGGTGCTTGTCATCGCGCCGGAGGGGCGTGTGGCCGCAGTGGTGGCGGACCATGCCCTTCTGACCGGCCCCGGCGCGCGCCCGGACCCGTTCACGTTGCGTGAATGGCGGCGGGTGACCGGCCTGCCCACAGGGCTGTTGCCGGTGGAGGGACAGGCGGGTGCGTTAGCCTGCCATGGGGGGATCTGCCGTATCGGGGAGCCGGGGGGCGATATTATCCTGATTGTATCCGCCTCCATCCCGCCACCGGGGCGGGCGGTATGCAACGGGGGCCGGTTGCTGGTGGATCTCGCGGCCCGGCGGGGATGCCCCGGCATGCCGCTGATCGGGCGTTTCGATACGTGGCGTAACGGCGCCTATGCCATTTACCGGCAGGGCCGCGATGGTGTGTACATCCGCTCTGACCGGCATGTCCGTGGCGTGCGGCCATGGGTCATGCGGCCCGGTGGGGCGGGCGTGCCCGACCTGCCCATGGCGCAGGCGGAATAG
- the gltX gene encoding glutamate--tRNA ligase, whose translation MTVRTRFAPSPTGLLHIGNARAALFNFLYARHHGGQFLLRIEDTDRERSTQKAVDVLFDGLAWMGIEADEKPVFQSTRQARHTEVAHALLEQGLAYRCYCTADELKEMRETAMAEGRPPRYNGMWRDRDPSEAPANTPYTIRIKAPREGETVIHDLVQGDVRVANAELDDMIILRADGTPVYQLAVVVDDHDMDITHVIRGDDHLTNTFRQAMIYRAMGWELPHFAHLPLIHGPDGAKLSKRHGAQSVVEFREMGYLPEALNNYLLRLGWGHGDAEILSREEQIRLFDLDGVGRSPSRMDYAKLLHINGVWMRQADDARLTGDVMERLAGMDGVDTGELTRSRVLALMPGLKERAKTLVELTDNAAFLGRAVPLPFDAKAEKQLTPENRVMLGRLAETLKAVEPFAQEGIDAALRQFAQTHDMKLGKVAQPLRAAVTGSTMSPGIDDTLAALGRDEVVARINAVAAHE comes from the coding sequence ATGACTGTCCGTACGCGTTTTGCTCCCAGCCCCACCGGCCTGCTGCATATCGGCAACGCCCGTGCCGCCCTTTTCAATTTTCTCTATGCCCGCCACCACGGCGGGCAGTTCCTGCTCCGGATCGAGGATACCGACCGCGAACGCTCAACGCAGAAAGCGGTGGACGTGCTGTTCGACGGCCTGGCCTGGATGGGAATCGAAGCCGATGAGAAGCCGGTCTTCCAGTCCACCCGGCAGGCCCGCCATACCGAGGTGGCACACGCCCTGCTGGAACAGGGGCTGGCCTATCGCTGCTACTGCACGGCGGATGAGCTGAAGGAAATGCGCGAGACCGCGATGGCCGAGGGCCGCCCCCCGCGCTACAACGGCATGTGGCGCGACCGCGACCCGTCCGAAGCGCCCGCCAATACCCCCTACACCATCCGCATCAAGGCCCCGCGTGAAGGCGAGACCGTCATTCACGACCTGGTGCAGGGCGACGTGCGCGTGGCCAACGCGGAACTGGATGACATGATCATCCTGCGCGCGGACGGCACGCCGGTCTATCAGCTCGCCGTGGTGGTGGATGACCATGACATGGACATCACCCACGTCATCCGTGGCGATGACCACCTGACCAATACCTTCCGCCAGGCCATGATCTACCGCGCCATGGGGTGGGAACTGCCGCACTTCGCCCATCTGCCCCTGATCCACGGGCCGGACGGGGCCAAGCTGTCCAAGCGGCACGGGGCGCAGTCCGTCGTCGAGTTCCGGGAGATGGGCTACCTGCCCGAGGCCCTGAACAACTACCTGCTCCGCCTGGGCTGGGGCCATGGCGATGCCGAAATCCTGTCGCGTGAGGAACAGATCAGGCTGTTCGACCTCGATGGCGTGGGCCGCTCGCCCTCACGCATGGATTACGCCAAGCTGCTGCACATCAACGGCGTATGGATGCGGCAGGCCGATGATGCGCGCCTGACCGGCGACGTGATGGAGCGGCTGGCGGGCATGGACGGCGTGGATACGGGCGAACTGACCCGCAGCCGTGTCCTGGCCCTCATGCCCGGACTGAAGGAACGCGCCAAGACGCTGGTGGAACTGACCGATAACGCCGCGTTCCTGGGCCGCGCGGTCCCGCTTCCCTTCGATGCCAAGGCCGAAAAGCAGCTTACGCCGGAAAACCGCGTGATGCTGGGCCGGCTGGCCGAAACGCTGAAGGCGGTCGAACCCTTCGCGCAGGAGGGAATCGACGCCGCCCTGCGCCAGTTCGCCCAAACGCATGACATGAAACTGGGCAAGGTGGCGCAGCCGCTGCGCGCGGCCGTGACCGGCAGCACCATGTCCCCCGGCATCGACGATACGCTGGCCGCCCTTGGCCGGGATGAGGTCGTGGCCCGCATCAACGCGGTCGCCGCCCATGAGTGA
- a CDS encoding aspartate carbamoyltransferase catalytic subunit, translating to MSERSGHGGNMFLNRPARHLLGVQGMHPSRITPILDLAENYTLLNRSRKTPRDLLRGRTLINLFFEDSTRTRTSFELAGKRLGADVVNMTVASSSVNKGETLLDTAATLNAMHTDLLVVRHAQSGAPALLAQKVQASVVNAGDGTHEHPTQALLDALTIRRHFGAFEGLTIAICGDVSHSRVARSNIHLLTAMGCQVRVVGPPTLVPGAIGALGVSVHHTMEDGLRGVDVVMMLRVQRERMKGTQVPSAREYFRFYGLDSRRLALARPHALVMHPGPMNRGVEIDSRVADSDQSVIREQVEMGVAVRMAVLDLLSRGGDGA from the coding sequence ATGAGTGAGCGCAGCGGCCATGGCGGCAACATGTTCCTGAACCGCCCGGCGCGGCACCTGCTGGGGGTGCAGGGCATGCATCCCAGCCGCATCACGCCCATTCTCGACCTTGCGGAAAACTACACCCTGCTCAACCGCTCGCGCAAAACACCGCGCGACCTGCTGCGCGGCCGCACGCTCATCAACCTGTTCTTCGAGGACAGCACGCGCACGCGTACCTCCTTCGAACTGGCGGGCAAGCGGCTGGGGGCGGATGTGGTGAACATGACCGTGGCCAGTTCCTCGGTCAACAAGGGGGAGACGCTGCTCGACACGGCAGCGACGCTGAACGCCATGCACACCGACCTGCTGGTGGTGCGCCACGCGCAGTCCGGCGCGCCCGCGCTGCTGGCGCAGAAAGTGCAGGCCAGCGTGGTCAACGCCGGTGACGGCACGCACGAACACCCCACGCAGGCGCTGCTCGACGCGCTGACCATCCGCCGCCATTTCGGCGCGTTCGAGGGGCTGACCATCGCCATCTGCGGCGATGTCAGTCACAGCCGCGTCGCGCGCTCCAACATCCACCTGCTGACCGCCATGGGCTGTCAGGTGCGCGTGGTGGGACCGCCCACGCTGGTGCCCGGCGCGATCGGGGCGCTGGGGGTCAGTGTCCACCACACGATGGAGGACGGGCTGCGGGGCGTGGATGTGGTCATGATGCTGCGCGTGCAGCGCGAACGGATGAAGGGCACGCAGGTACCCAGCGCGCGCGAATACTTCCGCTTCTACGGGCTGGACAGCAGGCGCCTGGCGCTGGCGCGGCCGCATGCGCTGGTCATGCATCCCGGCCCGATGAACCGGGGCGTGGAAATTGACAGCCGCGTGGCCGATTCCGACCAAAGCGTAATCCGTGAGCAGGTGGAAATGGGGGTTGCGGTGCGCATGGCCGTGCTGGACCTCCTCTCCCGCGGGGGGGATGGGGCATGA
- a CDS encoding dihydroorotase family protein has translation MKPVVFENVRLIDPASGLDRAGRLLVRDGVIAGTDLPGAEGRPEGAETIDGQNQLILCPGLVDMRVTIGEPGFEYRETVASAARAAVAGGITTIAVLPNTSPTIDNPALARLLRTRGEETGMIDILPYGALTRDCAGVEMAEIGLLAEAGAIAFTDGPHAIADSRMMRQMLTYAKGFGALIVQHPEDPSLARGGCATDGELATRLGLPGIPPAAEAILIARDLRLARMTGGRLHFGHVSTAEGLDLIRTARADGLKVTCDTAPPYFDLNETVIGDFRTYAKLSPPLRAEADRRAVCAALADGTIDAIASDHMPCDADDKRQPFAVAAAGGTGLCTLLAVTLAQVHAGNLGMSDAIGLLTHRPARVLGSDAGTLAAGRPADLCLFHPDTGWIVRAGELPGKAQNTPFDGRALEGRVIGTWKNGRRVHGARAA, from the coding sequence ATGAAGCCGGTCGTATTTGAAAATGTCCGCCTGATCGACCCCGCCAGCGGGCTCGACCGCGCCGGTCGCCTGCTGGTGCGCGATGGCGTGATCGCGGGCACCGACCTGCCGGGCGCCGAAGGCAGGCCCGAAGGCGCTGAAACCATTGACGGGCAGAACCAGCTAATCCTGTGCCCCGGCCTGGTGGACATGCGGGTCACGATTGGCGAGCCCGGCTTTGAATATCGCGAGACCGTGGCCTCCGCCGCGCGTGCCGCGGTCGCCGGGGGCATCACCACCATCGCGGTGCTGCCCAACACCAGCCCGACCATCGACAACCCGGCCCTTGCCCGCCTGCTGCGCACGCGTGGCGAGGAGACGGGCATGATCGACATCCTGCCCTATGGCGCGCTGACCCGCGACTGCGCGGGCGTGGAAATGGCGGAGATCGGCCTGCTGGCGGAAGCGGGGGCCATCGCCTTCACCGACGGGCCGCACGCGATTGCCGACAGCCGCATGATGCGCCAGATGCTGACCTATGCCAAAGGCTTCGGCGCGCTGATCGTCCAGCACCCCGAAGACCCGTCACTCGCACGCGGCGGATGCGCGACCGATGGCGAACTGGCGACGCGCCTCGGCCTGCCCGGCATTCCCCCCGCCGCCGAGGCCATCCTGATCGCGCGGGATCTCCGCCTTGCGCGCATGACGGGGGGACGGCTGCATTTCGGCCATGTCTCCACCGCCGAAGGGCTGGACCTGATCCGCACCGCCCGGGCCGATGGCCTGAAGGTGACGTGCGACACGGCCCCGCCCTATTTCGACCTGAACGAAACCGTGATCGGTGATTTCCGCACCTACGCCAAGCTGTCCCCGCCGCTGCGTGCCGAAGCGGACCGCAGGGCGGTATGCGCCGCGCTGGCGGACGGGACCATCGACGCCATAGCGTCCGACCACATGCCGTGCGACGCGGATGACAAGCGCCAGCCTTTTGCCGTGGCGGCCGCCGGTGGCACCGGCCTGTGCACCCTGCTCGCGGTCACGCTGGCGCAGGTGCATGCGGGCAATCTGGGCATGAGCGACGCCATCGGCCTGCTGACCCACCGCCCGGCCCGCGTGCTGGGCAGTGACGCGGGCACGCTGGCGGCGGGCCGGCCCGCCGATCTGTGCCTGTTCCACCCCGATACCGGCTGGATCGTGCGCGCGGGCGAACTGCCCGGCAAGGCCCAGAACACCCCGTTCGACGGGCGTGCGCTGGAAGGCCGCGTGATCGGCACGTGGAAGAACGGCCGCCGCGTGCATGGGGCGCGCGCCGCATGA
- the plsY gene encoding glycerol-3-phosphate 1-O-acyltransferase PlsY, producing the protein MIYGIPTYDLPLMGGVAFLSYLIGSVPFGLVLTALSGNGDIRKIGSGNIGATNVLRTGRKGLAAGTLALDGTKGAFAVFCAFVLCPFHTLAAESLAALCVVLGHCFPVWLKFRGGKGVATGLGSLLALMPVVGLCCCALWLIFAKVTRISSAGAILAFAMLPLLMIRPGGVAFSSPAYLAGALIAAVIVLRHHANISRLLRGTEPRIGRKNA; encoded by the coding sequence ATGATCTATGGCATCCCTACCTACGACCTGCCGCTTATGGGGGGGGTCGCGTTCCTGTCCTACCTGATTGGCAGCGTGCCCTTCGGGCTGGTGCTGACCGCGCTGTCGGGCAACGGGGACATCCGCAAGATCGGGTCGGGCAATATCGGCGCGACCAATGTGCTGCGCACCGGGCGCAAGGGGCTGGCGGCGGGCACGCTGGCGCTGGATGGCACCAAGGGGGCGTTCGCCGTTTTCTGCGCCTTCGTACTGTGCCCGTTCCATACGCTGGCCGCCGAATCGCTTGCCGCGCTGTGTGTCGTGCTGGGGCACTGCTTTCCCGTGTGGCTAAAGTTCAGGGGCGGCAAGGGGGTCGCCACGGGGCTGGGCAGCCTGCTTGCCCTCATGCCCGTTGTGGGGCTGTGCTGCTGCGCGCTGTGGCTGATCTTCGCCAAGGTCACGCGCATTTCCTCTGCTGGCGCGATCCTGGCCTTCGCGATGCTGCCGCTGCTCATGATCCGGCCGGGAGGCGTTGCGTTTTCATCCCCCGCCTACCTGGCGGGCGCGCTGATCGCGGCGGTGATCGTGCTGCGCCACCATGCCAATATCAGCCGCCTGCTCAGGGGCACGGAACCCCGGATCGGCCGCAAGAACGCATGA
- the dprA gene encoding DNA-processing protein DprA produces the protein MTIPDAETLLACLRLARTDGIGPVSYRRLIQTHGSAQSALDMLERGATRMSRNVGPPCPRDDAVREYERLHAMGAHLLVHGHAGYPALLARLHDAPPVLAVLGDPALLASRMVGIVGGRNASSGGIRMAESLAALLAAQGVDTISGLARGIDAAAHRGAMTAGRTVAAIAGGLDCPYPPEHGALQDQIARTGAVVTEAPLGTVPQARHFPRRNRLIAGLGLGCVVIEAAPRSGSLITARMALEYDRTVFAVPGSPLDPRCRGSNDLLRQGAILTENERDILRELPEYIEETDLFPLHAQPPRASPAPHGRQPAPRPQTSPASPPAPPPEGEEDICKRVEGFLSFTPSPVDDLVRRCQFSTAAVLRVLSEMEIAGMIEFLPGDMVVRRPPPA, from the coding sequence ATGACCATCCCCGATGCCGAAACGCTTCTGGCCTGCCTGCGGCTGGCGCGGACGGACGGCATCGGCCCGGTCAGCTACCGCCGGCTGATCCAGACCCATGGCAGCGCCCAGTCCGCGCTGGACATGCTTGAACGCGGGGCGACGCGCATGAGCCGGAACGTGGGGCCACCCTGCCCGCGTGATGACGCCGTGCGGGAATATGAACGCCTGCATGCCATGGGCGCGCACCTGCTGGTTCATGGCCATGCGGGCTATCCCGCGCTGCTGGCCCGTCTGCACGATGCGCCGCCGGTGCTGGCTGTCCTGGGCGACCCGGCGCTGCTGGCGAGTCGGATGGTGGGCATCGTGGGGGGGCGCAATGCGTCATCGGGCGGCATCCGCATGGCGGAAAGCCTGGCCGCCCTGCTGGCGGCACAGGGCGTGGACACCATATCGGGCCTTGCGCGCGGGATCGACGCCGCCGCCCATCGCGGCGCGATGACCGCGGGCCGCACCGTGGCCGCCATCGCGGGCGGGCTGGACTGCCCCTATCCGCCCGAACATGGCGCACTTCAGGACCAGATTGCCCGCACTGGCGCAGTTGTGACCGAAGCGCCGCTGGGCACGGTGCCGCAGGCCCGGCATTTCCCGCGTCGCAACCGGCTTATCGCCGGATTGGGGCTGGGCTGCGTGGTGATCGAGGCCGCGCCGCGCTCGGGCAGCCTGATTACCGCGCGCATGGCGCTGGAATACGACCGGACGGTATTCGCCGTTCCCGGCTCCCCGCTCGATCCGCGCTGCCGGGGCAGCAACGACCTGCTGCGGCAGGGCGCGATACTGACGGAAAACGAGCGCGATATTCTACGCGAACTTCCTGAATATATTGAGGAAACAGACCTGTTTCCCCTTCACGCCCAACCCCCGCGCGCATCCCCCGCGCCCCATGGGCGACAGCCCGCCCCCCGCCCGCAAACCAGCCCGGCATCACCCCCCGCCCCACCCCCGGAGGGGGAGGAAGACATTTGTAAAAGAGTGGAGGGATTTCTATCTTTCACGCCATCGCCTGTTGACGATCTTGTACGGCGCTGCCAGTTCTCCACAGCAGCAGTCCTGCGTGTCCTGTCGGAAATGGAGATTGCGGGCATGATCGAATTCCTTCCGGGGGATATGGTCGTGCGGCGTCCACCCCCGGCCTGA